Proteins encoded together in one Piliocolobus tephrosceles isolate RC106 unplaced genomic scaffold, ASM277652v3 unscaffolded_375, whole genome shotgun sequence window:
- the LOC111528325 gene encoding tubulin alpha-3 chain-like — MPSDKTIGGGDDSFNTFFSETGAGKHVPRAVFVDLEPTVVDEVCTGTYRQLSHPEQLIAGKEDAANNYARGHYTIGKEIVDLVLDRIRKLADLCTGLQGFLIFHSFGGGTGSGFASLLMEWLSVDYGKKSKLEFAIYPAPQVSTAVVEPYNSILTTHTTLEHSDCAFMVDNEAIYDIRPRNLDIERPTYTNLNRLIGQIVSSITASLRFDGALNVDLTEFQTNLVRYPRIHFPLATYAPVISAEKAYHEQLSVAEITSACFEAANQMVKCDPRHGKYMAYCMLYRGDVVPKDVNAAITTVKTKRTIQFVDWCPTGFK; from the exons ATGCCAAGTGATAAAACCATTGGTGGCGGGGACGACTCCTTCAACACGTTCTTCAGTGAGACTGGGGCTGGCAAGCACGTGCCCAGAGCAGTGTTTGTGGACCTGGAGCCCACTGTGGTTG ATGAAGTGTGCACAGGAACCTACAGGCAGCTCTCCCACCCAGAGCAGCTGATCGCCGGGAAGGAAGATGCGGCCAATAATTACGCCAGAGGCCATTACACCATCGGCAAGGAGATTGTCGACCTGGTCCTGGACCGGATCCGCAAACTG GCGGATCTGTGCACGGGACTGCAGGGCTTCCTCATCTTCCACAGCTTCGGGGGCGGCACTGGCTCTGGGTTTGCATCTCTGCTCATGGAGTGGCTCTCAGTGGATTATGGCAAGAAGTCCAAGCTAGAGTTTGCCATTTACCCAGCCCCTCAGGTCTCCACGGCCGTGGTGGAACCCTACAACTCCATCCTGACCACCCACACGACCCTGGAACATTCTGACTGCGCCTTCATGGTCGACAATGAAGCCATCTATGACATACGTCCGCGCAACCTGGACATTGAGCGTCCCACGTACACCAACCTTAATCGTCTGATTGGGCAGATTGTGTCCTCCATCACGGCCTCTCTGCGATTTGATGGGGCCTTGAATGTGGACTTGACGGAATTCCAGACCAACCTAGTGCGGTATCCCCGCATCCACTTCCCCCTGGCCACCTACGCCCCAGTCATCTCAGCCGAGAAGGCCTACCATGAGCAGCTGTCCGTGGCCGAGATCACCAGTGCCTGCTTTGAAGCAGCCAATCAGATGGTCAAGTGTGACCCTCGCCATGGCAAGTACATGGCATACTGCATGTTGTACAGGGGGGATGTGGTCCCGAAAGATGTCAACGCGGCCATCACCACCGTCAAGACCAAGCGCACCATCCAGTTTGTGGATTGGTGCCCAACTGGATTTAAG